The proteins below come from a single Streptomyces sp. M92 genomic window:
- a CDS encoding fumarate hydratase gives MGEMPEFAYTDLLPQGEDTTPYRLVTAEGVSTFEADGRTFLKVEPEALRKLAEEAVHDIQHYLRPAHLAQLRRIIDDPEASGNDKFVALDLLKNANIAAAGVLPMCQDTGTAIVMGKRGQNVLTAGGDEEALSRGIYDAYKNLNLRYSQMAPLTMWEEKNTGSNLPAQIELYATDGGAYKFLFMAKGGGSANKSFLYQETKAVLNESSMMKFLEEKIRSLGTAACPPYHLAIVVGGTSAEYALKTAKYASAHYLDEIPAEGSELGHGFRDKELEEKVFELTQKIGIGAQFGGKYFCHDVRVVRLPRHGASCPVAIAVSCSADRQAVAKITAEGVFLEQLETDPARFLPETTDEQLDESGDVVRIDLNQPMDAILAELTRHPVKTRLSLTGPLVVARDIAHAKIKERLDAGEEMPQYLKDHPVYYAGPAKTPEGYASGSFGPTTAGRMDSYVEQFQAAGGSKVMLAKGNRSKQVTDACDTHGGFYLGSIGGPAARLAQDCIKKVEVVEYEELGMEAVWKIEVEDFPAFIVVDDKGNDFFQDPAPAPTFTSIPVRGPGLA, from the coding sequence ATGGGCGAGATGCCTGAGTTCGCGTACACCGATCTGCTCCCCCAGGGTGAGGACACCACTCCGTACCGGCTGGTGACCGCCGAGGGTGTGTCCACCTTCGAGGCCGACGGGCGGACGTTCCTCAAGGTCGAGCCGGAGGCGCTGCGCAAGCTGGCCGAGGAGGCCGTCCACGACATCCAGCACTACCTGCGCCCGGCCCACCTGGCGCAGCTGCGCCGCATCATCGACGACCCCGAGGCGTCGGGCAACGACAAGTTCGTGGCGCTGGACCTGCTGAAGAACGCGAACATCGCGGCCGCGGGCGTGCTGCCGATGTGCCAGGACACCGGCACGGCGATCGTCATGGGCAAGCGCGGGCAGAACGTGCTGACGGCGGGCGGTGACGAGGAGGCCCTGAGCCGGGGCATCTACGACGCCTACAAGAACCTGAACCTGCGCTACTCGCAGATGGCCCCGCTCACCATGTGGGAGGAGAAGAACACCGGCTCCAACCTCCCGGCCCAGATCGAGCTGTACGCGACCGACGGCGGTGCCTACAAGTTCCTCTTCATGGCCAAGGGCGGCGGCTCGGCCAACAAGTCCTTCCTCTACCAGGAGACGAAGGCCGTCCTGAACGAGTCCTCCATGATGAAGTTCCTGGAGGAGAAGATCCGCTCGCTGGGCACGGCCGCCTGCCCGCCGTACCACCTGGCGATCGTGGTCGGCGGCACCTCCGCCGAGTACGCGCTGAAGACCGCGAAGTACGCCTCCGCGCACTACCTGGACGAGATCCCCGCCGAGGGCTCGGAGCTCGGGCACGGCTTCCGGGACAAGGAGCTGGAGGAGAAGGTCTTCGAGCTGACGCAGAAGATCGGCATCGGCGCGCAGTTCGGCGGCAAGTACTTCTGCCACGACGTGCGCGTGGTGCGCCTGCCGAGGCACGGGGCGTCCTGCCCGGTCGCCATCGCCGTGTCCTGCTCGGCGGACCGGCAGGCGGTCGCGAAGATCACCGCCGAGGGCGTCTTCCTGGAGCAGCTGGAGACCGACCCGGCGCGGTTCCTGCCGGAGACCACGGACGAGCAGCTCGACGAGTCCGGCGACGTCGTCAGGATCGACCTCAACCAGCCGATGGACGCCATCCTCGCCGAGCTGACCAGGCACCCGGTCAAGACCCGGCTGTCCCTGACCGGCCCGCTGGTCGTGGCCCGCGACATCGCGCACGCCAAGATCAAGGAGCGGCTGGACGCGGGCGAGGAGATGCCGCAGTACCTGAAGGACCACCCCGTGTACTACGCGGGTCCGGCCAAGACGCCGGAAGGGTACGCCTCCGGGTCCTTCGGACCGACCACCGCCGGGCGCATGGACTCCTACGTGGAGCAGTTCCAGGCGGCGGGCGGCTCGAAGGTGATGCTGGCCAAGGGCAACCGGAGCAAGCAGGTCACCGACGCGTGCGACACGCACGGCGGCTTCTACCTCGGCTCGATCGGCGGTCCGGCGGCGCGCCTCGCCCAGGACTGCATCAAGAAGGTCGAGGTCGTCGAGTACGAGGAGCTCGGCATGGAGGCGGTCTGGAAGATCGAGGTCGAGGACTTCCCGGCGTTCATCGTGGTGGACGACAAGGGCAACGACTTCTTCCAGGACCCGGCTCCGGCGCCCACCTTCACGTCCATTCCGGTGCGCGGTCCCGGACTCGCCTGA
- a CDS encoding DUF1707 SHOCT-like domain-containing protein produces the protein MDLHKHAPTQDAVPRGTAPSVSEMRASDADRDRIADILRDAVAEGRLTAEEHAERVERVLAARTVGELDAFVRDLPAAHAGRPSAAPAPHRPAAGTVPADPDENVVAVFSGAVRKGRWRAGRRIHAYAVFGSVEIDLSEAIFEHQQVVIKAFSVFGSVEVRVPENASLRGAGGGVLGSFEVDALDSAETDAPVVYVDGWAVLGSVEARPKRGKLVADILGRVHRKVEKGLGKHL, from the coding sequence GTGGACCTTCACAAGCACGCCCCAACGCAGGACGCGGTACCGCGCGGCACCGCGCCGAGTGTCTCCGAGATGCGCGCCTCGGACGCCGACCGCGACCGTATCGCCGACATCCTCCGCGACGCCGTCGCCGAGGGGCGGCTGACCGCCGAGGAGCACGCCGAGCGCGTCGAGCGCGTGCTGGCCGCCAGAACGGTCGGCGAGCTGGACGCCTTCGTGCGCGACCTGCCCGCCGCGCACGCGGGCCGGCCCAGCGCCGCTCCGGCTCCCCACCGCCCCGCCGCCGGCACCGTCCCGGCGGACCCCGACGAGAACGTGGTCGCGGTCTTCAGCGGCGCCGTCCGCAAGGGCCGCTGGCGGGCGGGCCGCCGCATCCACGCGTACGCGGTCTTCGGCAGCGTCGAGATCGACCTCAGCGAGGCGATCTTCGAACACCAGCAGGTCGTGATCAAGGCGTTCTCCGTCTTCGGCAGCGTCGAGGTGCGGGTCCCGGAGAACGCGTCGTTGCGCGGAGCCGGGGGCGGCGTGCTCGGCAGCTTCGAGGTGGACGCCCTGGACTCCGCCGAGACCGACGCCCCCGTCGTGTACGTGGACGGCTGGGCGGTGCTGGGCAGCGTCGAGGCCCGGCCGAAGCGGGGCAAGCTCGTCGCGGACATCCTCGGCCGGGTGCACCGCAAGGTCGAAAAGGGTTTGGGCAAGCACCTGTAA
- a CDS encoding WhiB family transcriptional regulator produces MLQPPPSSLQVAAVPAQRVPVRHRDQDAPWHTEAVCRRDEAGLFFAPSKEPTAARLSREEAAKRVCARCPVMVECREHALLQPEPYGVWGGLTAAERRVVLARRRRRDLELKKAASATGRIAAAG; encoded by the coding sequence GTGCTGCAACCGCCGCCTTCGTCCCTGCAGGTAGCTGCCGTTCCGGCCCAGCGGGTGCCTGTGCGGCACAGGGACCAGGACGCTCCTTGGCACACCGAGGCGGTGTGTCGGCGCGACGAGGCCGGACTGTTCTTCGCCCCTTCCAAGGAACCCACCGCGGCCCGCCTCTCCCGCGAGGAGGCGGCCAAGCGGGTCTGCGCACGCTGCCCGGTCATGGTCGAGTGCCGCGAGCACGCCCTCCTGCAGCCCGAGCCCTACGGCGTCTGGGGCGGCCTCACCGCCGCCGAACGCCGCGTGGTCCTGGCACGCCGCCGCCGCCGCGACCTGGAACTGAAGAAGGCCGCCAGCGCCACGGGCCGCATAGCGGCGGCCGGCTGA
- the glpX gene encoding class II fructose-bisphosphatase yields the protein MTEHHLPSELDVPSEAPDRNLAMELVRVTEAAAMAAGRWVGRGDKNGADGAAVRAMRTLVHTVSMNGVVVIGEGEKDEAPMLFNGERVGDGTGAEVDIAVDPIDGTTLTANGMTNAIAVLAAAERGSMFDPSAVFYMDKLVTGPEAADFVDINAPVSVNIRRIAKAKRRTPEDVTVVILDRPRHQGLIKEVRETGARIKLISDGDVAGSILALREGTGIDLLLGVGGTPEGIISACAVKCLGGTIQGKLWPKDDEERQRAIDAGHDLDRVLTTDDLVSGDNVFFVATGITDGELLRGVRYRSETATTDSIVMRSKSGTVRRIDSEHRLSKLRAYSAIDFDRAK from the coding sequence ATGACCGAGCATCATCTGCCCTCCGAGCTGGACGTTCCCTCGGAGGCCCCTGACCGCAACCTCGCCATGGAACTGGTGCGGGTGACCGAAGCCGCTGCGATGGCCGCCGGCCGCTGGGTCGGGCGCGGAGACAAGAACGGCGCCGACGGTGCCGCGGTGCGCGCCATGCGGACCCTCGTCCACACCGTCTCGATGAACGGCGTCGTCGTCATCGGCGAGGGCGAGAAGGACGAGGCCCCGATGCTCTTCAACGGGGAGCGGGTCGGCGACGGCACCGGCGCCGAGGTGGACATCGCCGTGGACCCGATCGACGGGACCACGCTGACGGCCAACGGCATGACCAACGCCATCGCGGTGCTGGCCGCGGCCGAGCGGGGCTCCATGTTCGACCCGTCGGCCGTCTTCTACATGGACAAGCTGGTCACCGGCCCGGAGGCCGCCGACTTCGTCGACATCAACGCCCCCGTGTCCGTGAACATCCGCCGGATCGCCAAGGCCAAGCGGCGCACCCCCGAGGACGTCACCGTCGTCATCCTCGACCGGCCCCGCCACCAGGGCCTGATCAAGGAGGTCCGGGAGACCGGCGCCCGCATCAAGCTGATCTCCGACGGCGACGTGGCCGGCTCCATCCTGGCGCTGCGCGAGGGCACCGGCATCGACCTGCTTCTCGGGGTCGGCGGCACGCCGGAGGGCATCATCTCGGCCTGCGCGGTGAAGTGCCTGGGCGGCACCATCCAGGGCAAGCTGTGGCCCAAGGACGACGAGGAGCGGCAGCGCGCGATCGACGCCGGGCACGACCTGGACCGGGTGCTGACCACCGACGACCTGGTCTCCGGGGACAACGTGTTCTTCGTCGCGACCGGCATCACCGACGGTGAGCTGCTGCGCGGGGTGCGGTACCGGTCCGAGACGGCGACGACCGACTCGATCGTGATGCGGTCGAAGTCGGGGACGGTGCGGCGGATCGACTCCGAGCACCGGCTGAGCAAGCTGCGGGCGTACAGCGCGATTGATTTCGACCGGGCGAAGTGA
- a CDS encoding DUF4245 domain-containing protein, translated as MAGTNGKQKTARDMVLSLGVIVLAGLVMYLFIPHDDDGGPDLKRVDYTVELTTARRAAPYPVAAPEGLSQEWKPTSVRYRGAEDNAWHLGYHAPDGEYVAVEQSTGKPAEFIEEASQGARKTEATEEIGGRTWTRYTGGRYEALVLHDTDGVKGATTVVAGTGSFEQLGRMAAALKLA; from the coding sequence GTGGCAGGTACGAACGGCAAGCAGAAGACGGCCCGGGACATGGTGCTCTCCCTGGGCGTCATCGTTCTCGCGGGACTGGTCATGTATCTCTTCATCCCGCACGACGACGACGGCGGTCCCGACCTCAAGCGGGTCGACTACACGGTCGAGCTGACCACCGCACGCCGCGCCGCACCGTACCCGGTGGCGGCGCCCGAGGGGCTGTCCCAGGAGTGGAAGCCCACCTCCGTCCGCTACCGCGGCGCCGAGGACAACGCCTGGCACCTGGGTTACCACGCCCCCGACGGTGAGTACGTGGCGGTCGAGCAGTCGACGGGGAAGCCGGCCGAGTTCATCGAGGAGGCCAGCCAGGGTGCCCGGAAGACCGAGGCCACCGAGGAGATCGGCGGCCGGACGTGGACCCGGTACACGGGCGGCCGGTACGAGGCGCTGGTGCTGCACGACACCGACGGCGTGAAGGGCGCGACGACGGTCGTGGCCGGCACGGGATCCTTCGAGCAGCTGGGCAGGATGGCGGCGGCGCTGAAGCTGGCCTGA
- a CDS encoding malonic semialdehyde reductase: MSLVLDPAAQNLLFREARTANTFTDEPVTDEQVQAIYDLVKYGPTAFNQSPLRITLVRSPEARERLVQHMAEGNRPKTAAAPLVAILSADNEFHEELPQLFPHFPQAKDAFFSERPVREGAATLNAALQAAYFIVGVRAAGLAAGPMTGLDFEGVRKEFLDDDHTPLMVVNIGRPGPDAWFPRSPRLAFEQVVTTV, from the coding sequence ATGTCTCTCGTCCTTGACCCCGCCGCCCAGAACCTGCTGTTCCGCGAGGCCCGCACCGCGAACACCTTCACCGACGAGCCGGTGACCGACGAGCAGGTGCAGGCGATCTACGACCTGGTCAAGTACGGCCCGACCGCCTTCAACCAGTCGCCGCTGCGCATCACCCTGGTCCGCTCCCCCGAGGCCCGCGAGCGCCTGGTCCAGCACATGGCCGAGGGCAACCGGCCCAAGACGGCCGCCGCCCCGCTGGTCGCGATCCTGTCGGCGGACAACGAGTTCCACGAGGAGCTGCCGCAGCTCTTCCCGCACTTCCCGCAGGCCAAGGACGCCTTCTTCAGCGAGCGCCCGGTGCGCGAGGGTGCCGCGACCCTGAACGCCGCCCTTCAGGCCGCCTACTTCATCGTCGGCGTCCGCGCCGCCGGGCTGGCCGCCGGCCCGATGACGGGACTGGACTTCGAGGGCGTCCGCAAGGAGTTCCTGGACGACGACCACACCCCGCTGATGGTCGTCAACATCGGCCGTCCCGGCCCGGACGCCTGGTTCCCGCGTTCCCCGCGCCTGGCGTTCGAGCAGGTCGTCACCACGGTCTGA
- a CDS encoding DUF4287 domain-containing protein, with product MTSSAAKGPASYFPSIEKKYGRPIAEWKELIRSSPLAKHMELVSWLKTEHGLGHGHANALVAHTLAENSGK from the coding sequence ATGACCAGCAGCGCCGCCAAGGGCCCCGCCTCCTACTTCCCGTCGATCGAGAAGAAGTACGGCCGCCCGATCGCGGAATGGAAGGAACTGATCCGCTCCTCACCGCTCGCCAAGCACATGGAGCTCGTCTCCTGGCTCAAGACCGAGCACGGCCTGGGTCACGGACACGCCAACGCGCTGGTCGCGCACACGCTCGCCGAGAACAGCGGGAAGTGA
- a CDS encoding exodeoxyribonuclease VII small subunit — MTSEVEQPTAVSEALGYEQARDELIEVVRRLEAGGTTLEESLALWERGEELAKVCRRWLDGARARLDAALAEEAEAEAEADTR, encoded by the coding sequence ATGACCAGCGAGGTGGAGCAGCCGACGGCCGTGTCCGAGGCGCTCGGGTACGAGCAGGCGCGGGACGAGCTGATCGAGGTCGTACGGCGGCTGGAGGCCGGCGGTACGACGCTGGAGGAGTCCCTCGCCCTGTGGGAGCGGGGCGAGGAACTGGCGAAGGTCTGCCGCCGCTGGCTGGACGGCGCCCGCGCCCGCCTGGACGCGGCGCTGGCCGAGGAGGCGGAAGCCGAGGCGGAGGCGGACACCCGCTAG
- the xseA gene encoding exodeoxyribonuclease VII large subunit, translating into MAVNSTPESPLPVGEVSRLIGGWIDRLGAVWVEGQITQLSRRPGAGVVFLTLRDPSYDVSVSVTCYRQVFDAVADVVGEGARVVVHAKPEWYAPRGQLSLRAAAIKPVGVGELLARLEQLKKALTREGLFAAERKKPLPFLPQLIGLVCGRASAAERDVLENARHRWPAVRFEVRNVPVQGVHAVPQVVQAVKELDAIDDVDVIVVARGGGSVEDLLPFSDEQLVRAVAACRTPVVSAIGHEPDSPLLDLVADLRASTPTDAAKKVVPDVGEEYERVRQLRDRARRCVAAFVDREERGLAHALARPSIQDPHRMIDERAEQVTALLERGRRTLRHHLDRADSELTHTHARVVALSPAATLKRGYAVLQRADGHAVRDPGEVEPGEALRARVSEGDFSVRVDA; encoded by the coding sequence ATGGCTGTTAACTCGACTCCCGAAAGCCCGCTGCCCGTGGGTGAGGTGTCACGGCTGATCGGGGGCTGGATCGACCGGCTCGGCGCGGTGTGGGTCGAGGGGCAGATCACCCAGTTGTCGCGGCGGCCGGGCGCCGGGGTCGTGTTCCTGACGCTGCGCGACCCGTCGTACGACGTCTCCGTGAGCGTGACCTGCTACCGGCAGGTGTTCGACGCGGTGGCGGACGTGGTCGGCGAGGGTGCGCGGGTCGTCGTGCACGCCAAGCCGGAGTGGTACGCCCCGCGCGGGCAGCTGTCGCTGCGGGCGGCCGCGATCAAGCCGGTGGGCGTCGGGGAGCTGCTGGCGCGGCTGGAGCAGCTGAAGAAGGCACTCACGCGGGAGGGGCTGTTCGCGGCGGAACGGAAGAAGCCGCTGCCGTTCCTGCCGCAGCTGATCGGGCTGGTGTGCGGGCGGGCCTCGGCGGCCGAGCGGGACGTCCTGGAGAACGCCCGGCACCGCTGGCCCGCCGTCCGCTTCGAGGTGCGTAACGTCCCCGTGCAGGGCGTGCACGCGGTGCCGCAGGTGGTGCAGGCGGTGAAGGAGCTGGACGCGATCGACGACGTGGACGTGATCGTCGTCGCCCGCGGTGGGGGCAGCGTGGAGGATCTGCTGCCGTTCTCCGACGAGCAGCTGGTGCGGGCGGTCGCCGCCTGCCGTACGCCGGTCGTCTCGGCGATCGGCCACGAGCCGGACAGCCCCCTGCTGGACCTGGTCGCCGACCTGCGCGCCTCCACGCCGACCGACGCCGCGAAGAAGGTCGTGCCGGACGTCGGCGAGGAGTACGAGCGGGTGCGGCAGCTGCGGGACCGGGCGCGGCGGTGCGTGGCCGCGTTCGTCGACCGGGAGGAGCGGGGGCTGGCCCACGCGCTCGCCCGGCCGTCGATACAGGACCCGCACCGGATGATCGACGAGCGGGCCGAGCAGGTGACGGCCCTGCTGGAGCGGGGCCGCCGCACGCTGCGGCACCATCTCGACCGGGCCGACTCCGAGCTGACGCACACGCACGCGCGCGTGGTGGCCCTCTCCCCCGCCGCGACCCTGAAGCGCGGGTACGCCGTGCTGCAGCGGGCCGACGGGCACGCCGTCCGTGACCCCGGCGAGGTGGAGCCGGGCGAGGCCCTGCGCGCCCGCGTGTCCGAGGGTGATTTCTCCGTACGAGTCGATGCGTAA